The genome window GCGGACTTCGCCCTTGACCCGGTCGAGGTGGACTGGGCGCTCGGGCTCGGTGATGTCGATCGGCAGGTCGAGGTACTCGAAGATGCGCTGGAAGAGGGCGAGCGAGGCCTGGATCTGGACGCCGGTGGAGAGCAGGCTCACGGTCGGCCGGAACAGGTTCTGCTGGAGCGAGACGAAGGCGACCAGCGTGCCGACGGAGACGGACGGGCCGCCGAGTTGGAGCGCGACACCGGCGGTCCAGTAGATGACGGCGGGCATCGCGGACATGACGACGGTGATGACGGCCATGCGCCAGCGCCCGGCCATGTTGACCTTGACCTCCAGGTCGACGAGCCTCTCGGACTCGTCGGCGAAGGACTTGGTGAGCGAGTCGGCGCGGCCCATCGTGCGGCCGAGCAGGATGCCGCTGACGGAGAGCGACTCGGTGACCGTGGCGGCCATGGCGGCCATCTGGTTCTGGCGCTGGGTGGTGATCTTCTTGCGCTCGTCGCCGACCCGGCGGCTTATCCACACGAACAGCGGCAGCAGAAGCAGGGTGACCACGGTGAGCCGCCAGTCCAGGGCGACCATGGCGACGACCGTGGCGATCACGCTGGTGGAGTTGGAGACCAGGGAGGTGGCCGTGGAGGTGACGGTCGCCTGCATACCGCCGATGTCGTTGGCGATACGGGACTGGACCTCGCCGGTGCGGGTCCGGGTGAAGAAGGCGAGCGACATGCGCTGCAGCCGGCCGTACACGGCGGTGCGCAGATCGTGCATGACGCGCTGGCCGACGGTCGTGGAGATCAGTGTCTGCAGGACACCGAAGATGCTGGTGAGCACCGCGCTCACGATCATGCCGAGCGCGAGCAGGCTCAGCAGCCCGGTGCGGCCCTCGGGGATCGCGGTGTCGAGGATCTCCTTGAGGAGGAAGGGGGTGGCGACCGAGGCGAGCGACGCGGCGCCGACGAGCAGGCCGACGATCGCGAGCCGGCCGCGATAGGGGCGGAAGAGCTTCAGGATGCGGCGGACCTGGCGGGGCTGTTCCTGCGAGACGCCGGACGGCCCCCGGGCGGGTTCATTGTCGGGACGCATGGGCTCCTACGGGAGGTGAGACGGGTGGGGACGGTGCGAGGCGAGCCACGGTCGTGAACGGGCTCGACGACTTACGGAGCTTAGCTCATTGTTACCTATACTCACAATGAACATGGTCCTGATATTGTTCCCGTATGACCATCCCCGACGCCGACGGGCTGCTCGCCGAGCAGTTGCTGCGCCTCACCCGCCGTGTGCACCGCATCCAGAAGCGCCACCTCCAGCAGAGCGGGCTGGAGATCACCCCGGCGCAGTCACGACTGCTGCGCGCCCTCGCGCACTACGAGGCGCCGCCGCGCATGGCCGATCTGGCGGAGCGGCTGGAGGTCGTACCCCGGGCCGTGACGACCCTGGTCGACGCGCTGGAGGAGAGCGGACGGGTGCGCAGGGCGCCCGACCCCACCAATCGGCGGGTGATCCGGATAGAGGTCACGGACGAGGGCCTCAAGGTTCTGCGCGAGCTGCACCATGCGCGCCGGTCGGCGGCGGAGGAGATCCTGGCACCGCTGTCGGACGATCAGCGGGGGGTGCTCGGCGGGTTGCTCGACACCTTGATCGACGGGGCGCCGGTGGTGGAGCAGGGCTGCTGAGCGGCTCCGCCCGGCCTGAGGGCGGGTCGACGGGCACACCGAAAGGGGCCCGGCGCAGATCGCTGCGCCGGGCCCCTTTCGGTTCCGGAGGACCGGAGGAAGGAAGGAGAGGAGGGAGGAGGGAGGGTCAACTCACGTCGGGAACCGGCTGCTTGGACTCGTCCTTGGAGAGCACGGGAACCTCCGCCTTCACGGGAGCCCCGGTGGGCCCACCCGCTGCATCCCCGTCCGCCGCTTCCTCGTCCTCTTCCTCCACGAACTGGATCTCCCCGTCGAGCATCTTCCTCGCCCGGTCGGTGTCCAGCGCGCCCTCCCACTTCGACACCGCGAAGACGGCCACGCAGTTGCCGAGCAGGTTGGTGGCGACGCGCATCGAGTCCATGATGCGGTCGACGCCCAGGAGCAGGGCGACCGCGCCGGCCGGGATCGCGCCGAGCGAGGCGGCGGTCGCCGACAGCGCCAGGAAGGCCGAGCCGGGGATGCCGGCCATGCCCTTGCTGGTCAGCATCAGGACCAGGATGACGGTGACCTGCTGGCTGAGGCTGAGGTCCACGCCCACGGCCTGCGCGATGAACAGCGTGCCGATGGAGAGATAGATGGACGCGCCGTCGAGGTTGAAGGAGTACCCGGTGGGCAGCACCAGGCCCACGGCGTCGTCCCGGGCACCGGCCTGCCGCAGCTTCTGCATCATGCGCG of Streptomyces phaeolivaceus contains these proteins:
- a CDS encoding ABC transporter ATP-binding protein; its protein translation is MRPDNEPARGPSGVSQEQPRQVRRILKLFRPYRGRLAIVGLLVGAASLASVATPFLLKEILDTAIPEGRTGLLSLLALGMIVSAVLTSIFGVLQTLISTTVGQRVMHDLRTAVYGRLQRMSLAFFTRTRTGEVQSRIANDIGGMQATVTSTATSLVSNSTSVIATVVAMVALDWRLTVVTLLLLPLFVWISRRVGDERKKITTQRQNQMAAMAATVTESLSVSGILLGRTMGRADSLTKSFADESERLVDLEVKVNMAGRWRMAVITVVMSAMPAVIYWTAGVALQLGGPSVSVGTLVAFVSLQQNLFRPTVSLLSTGVQIQASLALFQRIFEYLDLPIDITEPERPVHLDRVKGEVRFENVEFRYDGDDHAHGDSDAHGDSDAHGDAHGHGDPGAPGTPGDPAKARPILDGIDLTVPAGGSLAVVGPTGAGKSTLGSLVPRLYDVTGGRVTLDGVDVRDLDFDTLARGIGVVSQETYLFHASVADNLRFAKPDATDEELHAAARAAQIHEHIAALPDGYDTVVGERGHRFSGGEKQRLAIARTILRDPPVLILDEATSALDTRTEHAVQQAIDALSANRTTVTIAHRLSTVREADQIVVLDSGRAVERGTHEELLERGGRYAALVRRDARLKSDREVVKTPTPEPKLEPTR
- a CDS encoding MarR family winged helix-turn-helix transcriptional regulator, with the protein product MTIPDADGLLAEQLLRLTRRVHRIQKRHLQQSGLEITPAQSRLLRALAHYEAPPRMADLAERLEVVPRAVTTLVDALEESGRVRRAPDPTNRRVIRIEVTDEGLKVLRELHHARRSAAEEILAPLSDDQRGVLGGLLDTLIDGAPVVEQGC